Proteins co-encoded in one Arachis hypogaea cultivar Tifrunner chromosome 13, arahy.Tifrunner.gnm2.J5K5, whole genome shotgun sequence genomic window:
- the LOC112737632 gene encoding uncharacterized protein: protein MQSEKSNLDFFLRCTTPVVQSQLLPNTEIRKLNRLWHPWEREAVEYFTLADLWNSFDEWSAYGAGVPITLPNGETLAQYYVPYLSAIQIFTSNTFREEAESGDCETRDSYSDSYSEESESDKLWRWDGTSSEEGGFEHDNSLSNLNDRLGHLYVQYFERSAPYGRVPLMDKITGLAERYPGLMSLRSVDLSPASWMAVAWYPIYHIPMGRTIKDLSTCFLTYHTLSSSFQDMDLDDDPEGAHSKRKQGEGITLPPFGLATYKMQGNLWVSGHYGRDQEKLVSLFSVADSWLKQLRVQHHDFNYFTGIRH from the exons ATGCAATCTGAGAAGTCTAACCTTGACTTCTTCCTCCGGTGTACCACACCAGTTGTACAATCTCAGCTTCTTCCAAAC ACGGAGATAAGGAAGTTGAACAGGTTATGGCATCCATGGGAGAGAGAAGCAGTGGAGTATTTCACTTTGGCTGATCTATGGAATTCTTTTGATGAATGGAGTGCTTATGGTGCTGGAGTTCCCATAACGCTTCCCAATGGAGAAACACTTGCTCAGTACTATGTCCCTTACCTCTCTGCAATTCAGATTTTCACCAGCAACACTTTCAG GGAAGAAGCTGAATCTGGTGACTGTGAGACAAGAGACTCATACAGCGATTCGTACAGTGAGGAGAGCGAGAGCGATAAGCTATGGAGGTGGGATGGAACCTCATCAGAAGAGGGAGGATTTGAACATGATAATAGCCTCTCGAATTTGAATGATAGGTTGGGTCACCTCTATGTTCAATATTTTGAAAGATCAGCACCATATGGAAGAGTTCCTCTCATGGATAAG ATTACTGGGTTAGCAGAAAGATACCCAGGGTTGATGTCACTAAGAAGTGTGGATCTTTCACCAGCAAGTTGGATGGCAGTTGCATG GTACCCTATATATCATATCCCCATGGGGAGGACAATTAAAGATCTTTCTACATGCTTCCTCACTTACCACACACTTTCTTCATCATTTCAAG ACATGGACCTTGATGATGATCCAGAGGGAGCCCACTCAAAGAGAAAGCAAGGGGAAGGCATAACACTGCCACCGTTTGGTTTAGCCACGTACAAGATGCAAGGAAACTTGTGGGTCTCAGGGCATTATGGTAGGGACCAAGAAAAACTGGTTTCACTATTCAGCGTGGCTGATTCATGGTTGAAGCAACTTAGGGTCCAGCATCATGACTTCAATTACTTCACTGGCATTAGGCATTAG
- the LOC112732962 gene encoding uncharacterized protein gives MRYDETQDPLEHLTAFEARMNLEGVEDEVRCRAFPVTLAGPAIRWFNNLLQGLVTQFSDISHAFLAQFTTRIAKAKHPINLLGVTQRAGEPTRKYLDRFNDECLEIDGLTNSVASLCLTNGLLNEDFRKHLTTQAHLDNVGDPIAEKGILSKPRPLKDRTGGNKSLYCEYHKGYGHKTQDCFDLKDALEQAIRDGKLADFSHLIREPRRRNRDHESENRSRPTRRRQEPEGDDQGLTVVNVVTERISAPRSKSAQKKDAKVFAVSSSSARSSRGLPPISFGPEDQWFDEVPESSPMVITTRVGTGLVKRILVDTGADSNIMFRNVFDALGLRDADLATHQHGVVGLGDHFIKPDGIISLPTSVGQGQRRRTVMADFVILRDSTAYNIILGRKTINDLGAAISTKLLVMKFVADDGSVGSIRGDLETAVACDHASLSLRKKSKEASGVFLTDLDAMVDDKPRPEPEGDFEKFRVGDGDEKFTFINRNLPHKLKEPLMEMIRANADLFAWTPADMPGIDP, from the exons atgagaTACGATGAAACGCAAGACCCTCTGGAGcatctaacggccttcgaggccaggatgaacttaGAAGGAGTGGAAGACGAGGTAAGATGTCGCGCCTTCCCGGTCACCCTGGCGGGACCTGCAATACGGTGGTTCAATAACCTTCTGCAGGGCTTGGTGACCCAATTCTCCGACATCAGCCATGCCTTCCTGGCTCAGTTCACGACCAGGATCGCCAAAGCCAAGCACCCGATCAATTTGCTAGGGGTGACCCAGAGAGCCGGGGAACCGACCAGGAAATACTTGGATCgtttcaacgacgaatgcttggaaaTTGATGGTCTGACGAACTCGGTGGCGAGTTTGTGTTTGACGAACGGGCTCCTGAATGAGGACTTCAGGAAGCACCTTACCACACAAGCCCATCTGGACAATGTAGGAGATCCA ATAGCAGAGAAGGGGATACTGTCGAAACCCCGACCTCTGAAGGACAGGACGGGGGGAAACAAGAGCCtctactgtgaatatcacaagggaTACGGGCACAAAACCCAAGACTGCTTCGACCTGAAAGACGCCCTGGAGCAGGCAATCAGGGATGGAAAACTTGCCGACTTCTCCCATCTTATAAGGGAGCCGAGGAGACGCAATCGGGATCACGAAAGCGAAAACAGGTCCCGACCGACAAGACGACGCCAAGAACCAGAGGGGGACGACCAAGGTCTCACGGTGGTGAACGTAGTAACAGAGAGGATCTCCGCCCCAAGGTCAAAATCGGCACAGAAAAAAGATGCCAAGGTCTTCGCGGTCTCCTCCTCGTCTGCTAGAAGTTCCCGGGGACTCCCACCCATCTCCTTCGGCCCCGaagaccaatggttcgacgaggTGCCGGAAAGTtcccccatggtcatcacgacCAGAGTCGGAACCGGCCTTGTCAAGCGGATCCTGGTGGACACGGGGGcagactcgaacatcatgtttcGAAACGTTTTTGATGCCCTGGGACTACGAGATGCCGATCTGGCGACCCACCAGCATGGTGTGGTAGGGTTGggagaccacttcatcaagccggaTGGAATCATCTCACTCCCGACCTCCGTGGGACAAGGGCAGAGGCGAAGGACGGTGATGGCCGATTTTGTGATTTTACGAGATTCCACAGCTTACAATATCATCTTGGGGAGAAAAACCATCAACGACCTGGGGGCAGCTATTAGTACGAAGCTGCTCGTGATGAAGTTTGTTGCTGATGACGGATCTGTAGGATCCATCAGAGGAGATTTGGAAACGGCGGTCGCCTGCGACCACGCCAGCCTCTCTCTCAGgaaaaagtccaaagaagcatcggGGGTCTTCCTCACCGACCTGGACGCCATGGTAGATGACAAGCCCAGACCTGAGCCGGAAGGGGATTTCGAAAAATTTAGGGTCGGTGATGGGGACGAGAAGTTCACGTTCATAAACAGAAACCTTCCCCACAAATTAAAGGAGCCTTTGATGGAGATGATCAGAGCCAATGCCGACCTCTTCGCTTGGACGCCagccgacatgccagggatagatcccTAG